A stretch of DNA from Vanacampus margaritifer isolate UIUO_Vmar chromosome 1, RoL_Vmar_1.0, whole genome shotgun sequence:
AGGTCCCTTCTTAATTTGAGGGGGAAAGAGTTGAAGAGTCAGGGCGCTCACGCGGCACACGTGACACGGTCCATTAGCACCTCCAGCTGACAGGCGTCGGGTCGCTCCTGAGGGTTGAACGCAAGCATCTCCTGGAGGAGTTTCTTCACCCCTTCTGACATGGAGCTCCTGGCCTTCTGAGGGATGTGAAGGACCATCTTGGGGTTCTCCAACAAGGCCTCGCCGACAGGCACGATCTCCGAGCCTTGTCGTACGTAGGTGCCAAGCAGCTCCCGTTTGGACTCAGCGTCAATGAACGTGATCCGCTCGACCATTGCCCAGATGATGATGCCTAAGGCAAAGATATCCGCCTTAGCCGTGTAGTGACCCTCCCACACCTCGGGGGCCATAAAGAAGTCCGACCCGCAAGCAGAGGACAACCATAACTTGTTAAGGTTGACAATGTTGTTCTGGTTGCTCCCTCTTTTGCCAACACATTCTGCGGGCAACTCCTCAGCGTTCTTAAAATTCATGCTAGCGCAAACTTTACTCAAGCCAAAGTCAGCAACTTTAAGAACTGGTGCACCAGATTTCTGTGTGATGAGAATGTTGTCTGGCTTCAGATCCCTGTGAACAATGTTGTTCCTGTGCAGGAAAGCCACAGCACTTGTCAACTGGCGCATGAAACTCCTGTTGGTCTGGGGGTCGGGTCGACGGGACAAAATGTACCGATTGAGGTCTCCACCTTCGCAAAACTCCATGACAAACCAGAGGTAACATGGTTCCGATGGATGACCTATAATGCGTTCACCTGCACAGGCAGAAAAACATCATATAAAAGTCAGTCGGGAGTCACATTAACTATGTAGCATAACACAAAAAGAGTGCATAGTGATATGAGACCAAACTGATTATGACCCAACTATGCAACTGAGTCAGGTGAAGAAGTTATAGAAATCTCTTCCAGGGATGCAAATTAAGAGCTGGAGGCCATACAAGATATGTCTA
This window harbors:
- the stk35 gene encoding serine/threonine-protein kinase 35, with product MDVCDGKKKRKVSGGVVGRRNVAGKPKREAAKVLRSLTVEDNNNYPEPMEEEDDGDCFSISFLRTGRAESAVPVPPRYTLIREVGRGSYGVVYEAIARKTGARLAVKRLQCDAPENVELALAEFWALTSLENRHQNVVQLEECVLQRNGLAQKMSHGNKRSKQYLRLVETSLKGERIIGHPSEPCYLWFVMEFCEGGDLNRYILSRRPDPQTNRSFMRQLTSAVAFLHRNNIVHRDLKPDNILITQKSGAPVLKVADFGLSKVCASMNFKNAEELPAECVGKRGSNQNNIVNLNKLWLSSACGSDFFMAPEVWEGHYTAKADIFALGIIIWAMVERITFIDAESKRELLGTYVRQGSEIVPVGEALLENPKMVLHIPQKARSSMSEGVKKLLQEMLAFNPQERPDACQLEVLMDRVTCAA